From Streptomyces fungicidicus, one genomic window encodes:
- a CDS encoding NADH:flavin oxidoreductase: protein MRSPAVTVTSPETVARAAEVLSRPVSLNGLTIPNRIAMAPMTRMFSPGGVPGEDVVSYYSRRAAAGVGLIVTEGTYVGHESAGLSDRVPRFHGAEQLAGWAKVAEAVHAAGGTIVPQLWHIGMVRKEGQAPYPDAPAVGPSGLRMDGGEGAGKAMTQGDIDDVVAAFAQAAADAERIGFDGLELHGAHGYLIDQFLWSGTNRRTDAYGGDPVARARFAAEIVAAVRAAVSPGFPVLFRYSQWKQDAYDARLARTPQELEAILAPLAAAGVDAFHASTRRYWLPEFEDSDLNLAGWTKKLTGRPAITVGSVGLNGEFLKAFQGEGAELGSLDNLLDRMERDEFDLVAVGRALLQDPQWAAKVLAGRFDELAPYDAASLQTLS, encoded by the coding sequence ATGAGGAGTCCTGCTGTGACCGTCACCTCCCCGGAAACCGTCGCCCGAGCCGCCGAGGTCCTCTCCCGGCCGGTCTCCCTCAACGGGCTGACCATCCCCAACCGCATCGCCATGGCGCCGATGACCCGGATGTTCTCGCCGGGCGGTGTGCCCGGTGAGGACGTCGTGTCGTACTACTCCCGCCGTGCCGCCGCCGGTGTCGGACTGATCGTCACCGAGGGGACGTACGTGGGGCACGAGTCCGCCGGTCTGAGCGACCGGGTGCCGCGGTTCCACGGCGCGGAGCAGCTCGCGGGCTGGGCGAAGGTCGCCGAGGCGGTGCACGCGGCGGGCGGCACGATCGTGCCGCAGCTCTGGCACATCGGCATGGTCCGCAAGGAGGGGCAGGCGCCCTACCCGGACGCCCCGGCCGTCGGCCCGTCCGGACTGCGGATGGACGGCGGCGAGGGCGCCGGCAAGGCGATGACGCAGGGCGACATCGACGACGTCGTCGCCGCGTTCGCCCAGGCCGCCGCCGACGCCGAGCGGATCGGTTTCGACGGGCTGGAGCTGCACGGCGCCCACGGCTACCTGATCGACCAGTTCCTCTGGTCCGGCACCAACCGCCGCACCGACGCCTACGGCGGCGACCCGGTGGCCCGCGCGCGGTTCGCGGCGGAGATCGTGGCGGCGGTCCGCGCGGCCGTGTCGCCCGGGTTCCCGGTCCTCTTCCGCTACTCGCAGTGGAAGCAGGACGCCTACGACGCCCGGCTCGCCCGGACGCCCCAGGAGCTGGAGGCGATCCTCGCCCCGCTCGCCGCGGCCGGTGTCGACGCCTTCCACGCGTCCACGCGCCGCTACTGGCTCCCCGAGTTCGAGGACTCCGACCTCAACCTGGCCGGCTGGACGAAGAAGCTGACCGGCAGGCCCGCCATCACCGTCGGATCGGTCGGCCTGAACGGCGAGTTCCTCAAGGCCTTCCAGGGGGAGGGCGCCGAGCTCGGCAGCCTCGACAACCTGCTCGACCGGATGGAGCGGGACGAGTTCGACCTCGTCGCCGTGGGCCGGGCGCTGCTCCAGGACCCGCAGTGGGCTGCCAAGGTGCTGGCCGGGCGCTTCGACGAGCTGGCGCCGTACGACGCGGCGTCCCTGCAGACGCTGAGCTGA
- the groL gene encoding chaperonin GroEL (60 kDa chaperone family; promotes refolding of misfolded polypeptides especially under stressful conditions; forms two stacked rings of heptamers to form a barrel-shaped 14mer; ends can be capped by GroES; misfolded proteins enter the barrel where they are refolded when GroES binds), with protein sequence MAKIIAFDEEARRGLERGMNQLADAVKVTLGPKGRNVVLEKKWGAPTITNDGVSIAKEIELEDPYEKIGAELVKEVAKKTDDVAGDGTTTATVLAQALVKEGLRNVAAGANPMALKRGIEKAVEAVSGALLEQAKDVETKEQIASTASISAADTQIGELIAEAMDKVGKEGVITVEESQTFGLELELTEGMRFDKGYISAYFATDMERMEAVLDDPYILIANSKISNVKDLLPLLEKVMQSGKPLLIIAEDVEGEALSTLVVNKIRGTFKSVAVKAPGFGDRRKAMLGDIAILTGGEVISEEVGLKLENATLDLLGKARKVVITKDETTIVDGAGSADQVQGRVNQIRAEIENSDSDYDREKLQERLAKLAGGVAVIKAGAATEVELKERKHRIEDAVRNAKAAVEEGIVAGGGVALLQASQVFEKLELEGDEATGANAVKLALEAPLKQIAVNGGLEGGVVVEKVRNLQVGHGLNAATGEYVDMIAEGIIDPAKVTRSALQNAASIAALFLTTEAVIADKPEKAAAPAGGGMPGGDMDF encoded by the coding sequence ATGGCCAAGATCATCGCGTTCGACGAGGAGGCGCGGCGCGGCCTCGAGCGCGGCATGAACCAGCTCGCGGACGCCGTCAAGGTGACGCTCGGCCCCAAGGGCCGCAACGTCGTCCTCGAGAAGAAGTGGGGCGCCCCCACGATCACCAACGATGGTGTGTCCATCGCCAAGGAGATCGAGCTCGAGGACCCGTACGAGAAGATCGGCGCCGAGCTGGTCAAGGAAGTCGCCAAGAAGACGGACGACGTCGCCGGTGACGGTACGACCACCGCGACCGTTCTCGCCCAGGCCCTGGTCAAGGAGGGCCTGCGCAACGTCGCCGCCGGCGCCAACCCGATGGCCCTGAAGCGCGGCATCGAGAAGGCCGTCGAGGCCGTCTCCGGCGCCCTGCTCGAGCAGGCGAAGGATGTCGAGACCAAGGAGCAGATCGCTTCCACGGCCTCCATCTCCGCCGCCGACACCCAGATCGGCGAGCTCATCGCCGAGGCCATGGACAAGGTCGGCAAGGAAGGCGTCATCACCGTCGAGGAGTCCCAGACCTTCGGTCTGGAGCTGGAGCTCACCGAGGGTATGCGCTTCGACAAGGGCTACATCTCGGCGTACTTCGCCACCGACATGGAGCGTATGGAGGCCGTCCTCGACGACCCGTACATCCTGATCGCCAACTCCAAGATCTCCAACGTCAAGGACCTGCTCCCGCTCCTGGAGAAGGTCATGCAGTCGGGCAAGCCGCTGCTGATCATCGCCGAGGACGTCGAGGGCGAGGCCCTGTCGACCCTGGTGGTCAACAAGATCCGCGGCACCTTCAAGTCCGTCGCCGTCAAGGCCCCGGGCTTCGGCGACCGCCGCAAGGCCATGCTCGGCGACATCGCCATCCTCACGGGCGGCGAGGTCATCTCCGAGGAGGTCGGCCTCAAGCTGGAGAACGCGACGCTCGACCTGCTGGGCAAGGCCCGCAAGGTCGTCATCACCAAGGACGAGACCACCATCGTCGACGGTGCCGGCTCGGCCGACCAGGTCCAGGGCCGCGTGAACCAGATCCGCGCCGAGATCGAGAACAGCGACTCGGACTACGACCGCGAGAAGCTGCAGGAGCGCCTGGCGAAGCTCGCCGGCGGTGTCGCGGTCATCAAGGCCGGCGCCGCCACCGAGGTGGAGCTCAAGGAGCGCAAGCACCGCATCGAGGACGCCGTGCGCAACGCCAAGGCGGCCGTCGAGGAGGGCATCGTCGCCGGTGGTGGCGTGGCCCTGCTGCAGGCCTCCCAGGTCTTCGAGAAGCTGGAGCTCGAGGGTGACGAGGCGACCGGCGCCAACGCCGTGAAGCTCGCCCTGGAGGCCCCGCTGAAGCAGATCGCCGTCAACGGTGGTCTCGAGGGCGGCGTCGTCGTGGAGAAGGTCCGCAACCTCCAGGTCGGCCACGGCCTGAACGCCGCGACCGGCGAGTACGTCGACATGATCGCCGAAGGCATCATCGACCCGGCGAAGGTGACCCGCTCTGCCCTGCAGAACGCCGCCTCCATCGCCGCGCTGTTCCTCACCACCGAGGCCGTCATCGCCGACAAGCCGGAGAAGGCCGCGGCCCCGGCCGGCGGCGGCATGCCGGGCGGTGACATGGACTTCTGA
- a CDS encoding cold-shock protein produces the protein MAQGTVKWFNAEKGYGFIAVDGGADVFVHYSAIQMDGYRTLEEGQRVEFEISQGQKGPQADMVRLSA, from the coding sequence ATGGCTCAGGGCACCGTCAAGTGGTTCAACGCGGAGAAGGGGTACGGCTTCATCGCGGTCGACGGTGGTGCGGATGTTTTCGTCCACTACAGCGCGATCCAGATGGACGGCTACCGCACCCTCGAAGAAGGCCAGCGGGTCGAGTTCGAGATCTCGCAGGGTCAGAAGGGCCCGCAGGCCGACATGGTTCGTCTCAGCGCCTGA
- a CDS encoding MoaD/ThiS family protein, whose protein sequence is MSVTVRIPTILRTYTGGKAEVGAEGTTLGEVIQDLEKNHTGIAARVLDDQGKLRRFVNVYVNDDDVRFEQGLETATPDGAGVSIIPAVAGG, encoded by the coding sequence GTGAGCGTTACCGTGCGTATCCCCACCATCCTGCGTACCTACACCGGCGGTAAGGCCGAGGTGGGTGCCGAGGGCACCACCCTGGGAGAGGTCATCCAGGACCTGGAGAAGAACCACACCGGGATCGCCGCCCGGGTGCTGGACGACCAGGGCAAGCTGCGGCGCTTCGTGAACGTCTACGTCAACGACGACGACGTGCGGTTCGAGCAGGGCCTCGAGACGGCCACCCCGGACGGGGCCGGCGTCTCCATCATTCCGGCGGTCGCCGGCGGCTGA